A window from Montipora capricornis isolate CH-2021 chromosome 7, ASM3666992v2, whole genome shotgun sequence encodes these proteins:
- the LOC138057005 gene encoding uncharacterized protein: MTKLILLFLIVGASAFVKWSKNPKLPGYPVIFGGWASEPYCDTDHKSEKECFEDCMDANGHHKNIEIANSIEPVCHPLIHGKNACFPSWKPVACQCARRCECKLGRCATGEIAKCPFCRQPLPS, encoded by the exons ATGACGAAACTGATTTTACTTTTCTTGATTGTCGGTGCTTCAGCTTTCGTAAAAT GGAGTAAAAATCCAAAGCTTCCTGGCTATCCTGTAATCTTCGGTGGTTGGGCATCTGAGCCCTACTGTGATACCGACCACAAGTCGGAAAAAGAATGTTTTGAAGATTGTATGGATGCCAATGGCCATCATAAAAATATTGAGATTGCTAACAGTATTGAGCCTGTCTGTCATCCGTTAATCCATGGAAAAAATGCATGT TTCCCCAGCTGGAAACCTGTTGCATGTCAATGTGCTAGACGGTGTGAATGTAAACTTGGTCGCTGTGCCACTGGTGAAATCGCAAAGTGTCCGTTTTGTAGACAGCCGCTCCCATCTTAA
- the LOC138055859 gene encoding M-protein, striated muscle-like, which translates to MTGLYKMAFRIRAVNRFGPSRPSKPTSSFCPTNATGAPYPPFNLTFSSDCKNRNATLTWVTGKSNNASIFHFLIEGKSTDADDFWKVIANVTNPIATSYPLVNMTGLYKMAFRIKAFNRFGPSRPSKPTSSFSPINATGAPYPPFNLTFSSDCKNRNATLTWVTGKSNNASITHFLIEGKSTDADDFWKVIANVTNTIATSYPLVNMTGLYKMAFRISIELLIALDQVVRVNPRARFAQQTLQVPHIHHSI; encoded by the exons ATGACTGGACTCTATAAGATGGCCTTCCGAATTAGAGCTGTTAATCGCTTCGGACCAAGTCGTCCGAGTAAACCCACGAGCTCGTTTTGCCCAACAAACGCTACAG gTGCCCCATATCCACCATTCAATCTAACATTTTCTTCCGACTGCAAAAACCGAAACGCAACACTCACATGGGTAACGGGTAAATCGAATAACGCCtcgatttttcattttttgatcGAGGGAAAATCGACCGACGCTGACGATTtctggaaagtcattgcaaatGTTACCAACCCTATCGCTACCTCATATCCGCTGGTGAATATGACTGGACTCTATAAGATGGCCTTCCGAATTAAAGCTTTTAATCGCTTTGGACCAAGTCGTCCGAGTAAACCCACGAGCTCGTTTTCCCCAATAAACGCTACAG gtGCCCCATATCCACCATTCAATCTAACATTTTCTTCGGACTGCAAAAACCGAAACGCAACACTCACATGGGTAACGGGTAAATCGAATAACGCCTCGATTACTCATTTTTTGATCGAGGGAAAATCGACCGACGCTGACGATTtctggaaagtcattgcaaatGTTACCAACACTATCGCTACCTCATATCCGCTGGTGAATATGACTGGACTCTATAAGATGGCCTTCcgaattagtatag agCTGTTAATCGCTTTGGACCAAGTCGTCCGAGTAAACCCACGAGCTCGTTTTGCCCAACAAACGCTACAG gTGCCCCATATCCACCATTCAATCTAA